GCTAAAAGTCAGAAGCTTGGGACAGGACTTATTTTATTGTGTTTTCTATTTGTTGTTACCGGTCCTCTTTACGCCCAGCAGACCGGCACCGCTATTACTTACTACGACAGCATAACTTATGATGATGAAGACGGCAGCCTGTCATTTCCATCCGCAGTATTTATAGATCCGGTCATGAATGAAATTTATGTAATTGACGGTAAGAGCAGGGTCAATATTTATACATCCGATTTATTCCCCCTTTACTCAATCGGTAAAAACAACGGGATCCAATCGCCGCAGGGATTGACCGTCGACTCAGCGGGATATCTTTACGTTGGACAAACCGCGTCGCTTGATAATCCAAGGAACAGGATCTCTGTTTTTAATGCATGCCTTCACTGGGACAGAGATATTTATTTTGAAGGCTTCGACGGGGCGGATTCATTTGTGCCATACCGCATGGCTGTCGATAAAAAGGGGGTCCTCTACGTGTCCGGCAGCTACTCCCCGGGCGTTCTGGTCATGGACGGCAAAGGGAAATTCCTCGATATAATTTCTGTGGAAGAGGAAGGAAGGAAGGTCAAAATAAACAACGCCGTCCTGGACAACTCCGGGAAACTTTATCTTGTCAGCGAGGAAGAAGGGCGCGTATATGTATATGATGCAAACAATAAAAAAATGCTCTTTAAGTTTGGTGAGAAGGGGGGGAGTTCAGGCAAACTGAGCCGCCCCAGGGCAGTAGCCGTAGACAACCGGAACGGCAGGATCTTTGTGGTGGATTATATGCGCCATACTGTTTCCGTCTACAACAGCGAAGGGACATATATTTTCGAGTTCGGCGGACTGGGCTGGGACGAAGGCTGGTTTCAATTTCCAACGGACATCGCCATTGACAAAGACGGCAAGTTGGCCGTTGCGGATTTATTTAACAACAGGATACAGGTGTTCAATGCGTGGTAGAAAAATACGTCGAACAGAAGTCAAGAAGATAAGAAGCTCGGAAGATGAGAAAAAGGCAACTTCTCAACTTCTCAACTTCTCAACTTCTTCCTTCATTTTTTTTCTTGCCCTCACTGTTTTGTTCCTCCACGGCTGTTCGGCAATCGAAGCGCAAAGGGCCCCTTCCGATCAATCTAAAGGCCAGGTCACACTTTTTCTGAACGGCCCAGACAAGGTGTCCCAAAATATCACATTTGAATTGTCAGCCGTAAATATAGTTTCAGAAGAAGGCGTATCAAGAGAGCTCACGAGTGCGCCTTTAAATATTAACTCTGTAGATATCATCGGCCGGCAGGTTGTTCTTGGAGAGACTTCTCTGCCTGAGGGAAGGTACAAAAAGCTCCGGCTCGTTATAAAAGAGGCGACGATCAAAAGTAAAGAGCGGCCCGCGCGCCTGGCCTTGCCGCCTGAAGGCGTTGAACTCGCGATAAATATTAGTGTAAAAAGAAAGCAAAGCACAACTTTATTCATTAACTGGAACCCGGACGCTTCCGTTGCCGACGCCTTCCTCTTCAAACCCGCTGTGACCGTCAAGGAACAGGTACCTGAATTAAGCACATCGCTTATTTATGTAACTAACGAAGATTCAGACAGCGTGTCTGTTATCAACAGGCAAACCGAGGAGGTTGTGGCAACGATAACGGTAGGGAGAAAGCCGAGGGGGGTCGCGGCTGTCATGGGCCGGGACCGTCTGAAGGTCTATGTTGCCAACTCAGGCTCAAACAGCATATCCGTGATTGACCCGACTACGAACAAAGTCGAAAAGGAGCTCCCTATAAGGTTCGGCAAAGAGCCCGAAGGGATAGCGGTAACCAGCCTGCCTTCAGGGAAGGACCTGATTTTTGTTACAAATTACAATTCCAATTCCGTATCTATGATTGATCCGCTGGCCCTGCAGGAGATGGAAAAGATCGATGTGGGAAAAGGCCCCATCGCGGTGGCTGTTGATCCGCCGGTTGAGAACCTTCTGGGGACACGGTTTCTCAGCTTTGAGGAGGTCAATATAATAAAAGGTTTCCGGGAGAAGTTTTTTAACGTTTATGTTGTCAATAAAAATTCAAACAGCGTTTCCGTGATAATGATGGACTCGCTTACAAGCAAACCTAAAGATGTTATTACCGTCAACGTGGATTGGAACCCCGTTGCGCTTGCCGTTGATTATCAGAGAGGAAAGGTCTATGTCGCAAATTATAACTCAGACAAACTCTCCGTCATAGACATCCTGCAAATCATCAAAGGCAATACGACCACGGCGGTAAGCACTATTAATAATCTGGGCGCCTCCATAACAGGGGTAATACCCGAGCCGTCATTTGACAGAATTTATCTTTTAAAAGAAAGGCCCGGCGAGAT
The Nitrospirota bacterium genome window above contains:
- a CDS encoding NHL repeat-containing protein produces the protein MKNSCLNEIHGLKSIAKSQKLGTGLILLCFLFVVTGPLYAQQTGTAITYYDSITYDDEDGSLSFPSAVFIDPVMNEIYVIDGKSRVNIYTSDLFPLYSIGKNNGIQSPQGLTVDSAGYLYVGQTASLDNPRNRISVFNACLHWDRDIYFEGFDGADSFVPYRMAVDKKGVLYVSGSYSPGVLVMDGKGKFLDIISVEEEGRKVKINNAVLDNSGKLYLVSEEEGRVYVYDANNKKMLFKFGEKGGSSGKLSRPRAVAVDNRNGRIFVVDYMRHTVSVYNSEGTYIFEFGGLGWDEGWFQFPTDIAIDKDGKLAVADLFNNRIQVFNAW
- a CDS encoding YncE family protein; protein product: MRGRKIRRTEVKKIRSSEDEKKATSQLLNFSTSSFIFFLALTVLFLHGCSAIEAQRAPSDQSKGQVTLFLNGPDKVSQNITFELSAVNIVSEEGVSRELTSAPLNINSVDIIGRQVVLGETSLPEGRYKKLRLVIKEATIKSKERPARLALPPEGVELAINISVKRKQSTTLFINWNPDASVADAFLFKPAVTVKEQVPELSTSLIYVTNEDSDSVSVINRQTEEVVATITVGRKPRGVAAVMGRDRLKVYVANSGSNSISVIDPTTNKVEKELPIRFGKEPEGIAVTSLPSGKDLIFVTNYNSNSVSMIDPLALQEMEKIDVGKGPIAVAVDPPVENLLGTRFLSFEEVNIIKGFREKFFNVYVVNKNSNSVSVIMMDSLTSKPKDVITVNVDWNPVALAVDYQRGKVYVANYNSDKLSVIDILQIIKGNTTTAVSTINNLGASITGVIPEPSFDRIYLLKERPGEIMIIKPFTDSAAQTVMPPVMGIIPVGSAPRSFILDSELRKIYVVNRGSNNISIIDKTTRKQERIIPSGMKPYGITMFPK